The following are encoded together in the Thunnus maccoyii chromosome 18, fThuMac1.1, whole genome shotgun sequence genome:
- the LOC121884134 gene encoding cytoglobin-1-like encodes MERMQGEGEVDHLERPSPLTDKEKVMIQDSWAKVYQNCDDVGVAILVRLFVNFPSSKQYFSQFKHIEEPEELERSAQLRKHAHRVMNAINTLVESLDNSDKVASVLKLLGKAHALRHKVEPVYFKILSGVILEVLGEEFPEVVTPEVAAAWTKLLATIYCSITAVYEEVGWTKLSTSTG; translated from the exons ATGGAGAGGAtgcagggagagggagaggtggacCACCTGGAGCGACCCAGCCCACTGACTGACAAGGAGAAGGTGATGATCCAGGACTCCTGGGCAAAAGTCTACCAGAACTGTGATGATGTCGGGGTGGCCATACTAGTCAG GCTGTTTGTGAACTTCCCCTCATCCAAGCAGTACTTCAGCCAGTTCAAGCACATTGAGGAGCCAGAGGAGCTGGAGCGGAGCGCCCAGCTTAGGAAGCATGCACACAGAGTCATGAATGCCATCAACACACTGGTGGAGAGCCTTGACAACTCAGACAAGGTGGCCTCAGTGCTGAAGCTGTTGGGCAAGGCCCATGCGCTCCGACATAAGGTGGAGCCTGTGTACTTCAAG ATCCTGAGTGGTGTGATACTGGAAGTCCTGGGAGAAGAGTTTCCAGAGGTTGTGACACCGGAAGTGGCCGCGGCATGGACCAAACTCTTGGCTACGATCTACTGCAGTATCACTGCCGTCTATGAGGAAGTGGGCTGGACTAAACTCTCAACCTCAACTGGATGA